From the genome of Paraburkholderia largidicola:
GCGGCAGCGTCATCAGCAGCGCGCCCGCGGGGCCGACGCCCATGCCGAGCGACAGCATTGCCTGAATGATGGGCACCTCGCCTGCCGTCGGGATCACGAACAGCATGCCCGCAACGGCCAGCGCGACGATCCATACGATTTCGTTGCCGATCTCTGGCCCGACTTGCGGAAAGAGCCACGCGCGCGCTGCGCCGAGCAGCAGGACCAGCACGATGTATTCCGGCACGAGGCGCACGGCCATCCGCGCGAAGATCGATAGCCAGCGCGCGAACGGGTTGCCGTCACGCTGCTCGCCGACCAGTTCGACGAGGCGCGCATCGGCCGCCTGCGCTTCTGTGGGCGTGACGAGCCGGTTCGCCAGATAGCCGAGGCCGAACACCATCGCGATGCCGAGCACGAGCCGCAGCCCCGCCCAATGCCAGCCGAGCACGAAACCCATGAACACGAGCGTCGCGGGATTGAGCACCGAATTGCCGAGCCAGAACGCGATGGCGCCACCCGGCGAAGCCTGGCGCGCGCGCAGTCCGGCGACGAC
Proteins encoded in this window:
- a CDS encoding permease encodes the protein MNATRPTPSSAASTWPIFVLLAIAGLFYVKWFPYYNRAFTAASTHSIGASILMGKASSPPAPSWSAALAYALAYGKAIWQAMLLGLLLGSAVQALLPAHWVARLLGKTGFGSVAAGGLLALPGMMCTCCAAPVVAGLRARQASPGGAIAFWLGNSVLNPATLVFMGFVLGWHWAGLRLVLGIAMVFGLGYLANRLVTPTEAQAADARLVELVGEQRDGNPFARWLSIFARMAVRLVPEYIVLVLLLGAARAWLFPQVGPEIGNEIVWIVALAVAGMLFVIPTAGEVPIIQAMLSLGMGVGPAGALLMTLPPISVPSLAMLARSFRPRVLTVVAVGVVAFGVLAGLLAVALGF